One Acetoanaerobium noterae genomic region harbors:
- a CDS encoding TetR/AcrR family transcriptional regulator, with product MPRPNTNFESKKQELIEIAFELFMKKGYEDTTITDILKAAMISKGAMYHYFDKKEDILDAVINYIIALDEKRYEPILKDTNISAIGKIIKMLKSSDSDVPKEIRVAREQLSKRSISIFDYRSRELSNKRTAEVLAKIIADGVASGELKTAYPKETAQLIISSANNIHENAIENPTPENIKKQVDYFIWVLSTGLGIEQEQIEELKNLVVSQLK from the coding sequence TTGCCTAGACCAAATACTAATTTTGAAAGCAAAAAGCAAGAGCTTATAGAAATAGCCTTTGAACTATTTATGAAGAAAGGATATGAAGACACTACAATCACAGATATTTTAAAAGCGGCAATGATATCAAAAGGAGCAATGTACCATTATTTTGATAAGAAGGAAGATATTTTAGATGCTGTTATAAACTACATTATAGCTCTAGATGAAAAACGCTATGAGCCGATTTTAAAAGACACTAATATAAGCGCAATTGGAAAAATAATTAAGATGCTTAAATCCTCAGATTCAGATGTTCCAAAGGAAATAAGGGTCGCAAGAGAGCAGCTGTCAAAACGCTCAATATCGATTTTTGATTATAGGTCTAGGGAACTTAGCAACAAAAGAACAGCTGAGGTACTGGCAAAAATTATAGCTGATGGAGTGGCTTCTGGTGAACTAAAAACAGCTTATCCAAAAGAAACAGCTCAGCTTATTATCAGCTCAGCAAATAATATACACGAAAATGCAATTGAAAATCCTACTCCAGAAAATATAAAAAAGCAGGTGGACTATTTCATTTGGGTTTTGAGCACAGGACTAGGAATTGAGCAAGAGCAGATAGAAGAATTAAAGAATTTAGTGGTGAGCCAATTAAAATAA
- a CDS encoding serine hydrolase domain-containing protein, protein MKTIKKYALIILIIQLILSLTYPSHALEPKQYTPSGIELGSLELRVDELMNKYVGKSTPGAAVAVIKNGKIVLSKGYGYADIATKKPVTKDTVFEYGSVSKLFVWTSVMQLVEQGKIDLDEDIKTYLPDDFYKELKLRYPITLRNIMNHSSGFGEYPYDLIALEDSNDDMSLKDALLLAHPKQYFEPGTASVYSNYATALAAYIVETVSGEEYYKYQKNHIFDPLSMSAIAGERSWKDNPDILINKAKGYSKTDEDTFKDSGWSYVGMYPAGSVIGTAEELALFASELMPLNQNKTKLFKSNATINDMLSPSYEPGFSGTAHGFFEFDYPEKKAFGHGGNTASFSAQVAFTPEDSFGFAVLTNVSGESNITLELQSMLLGSSKVEPIEDINYIDAHKLEGNYVSMRRPEGTPSEFISYLALGKVEAVDNNKINFNIRDMSGTYIQTSPGKFSLTENSHAFFKVIMPEMTFRLDDEGNPKQILVGKGFDMSILPSNRTIPMLIGSLASFVIYLLFLVVGIISIIRLRIKSKRTNADEPKPVYKPRAILTAIGSILFANNIVLIATIITNPFIKYSSIKPIIILNYVITLLAIGFIVLGISKWKSIVSKSEKIWFSSTAVIVMSLISLLINWKFYALF, encoded by the coding sequence ATGAAAACTATAAAAAAATATGCACTAATAATCCTAATAATTCAGCTGATACTATCTTTGACCTATCCATCTCATGCATTAGAACCAAAACAATATACTCCGTCTGGGATTGAGCTAGGCAGTCTAGAGCTTAGAGTTGATGAGCTAATGAATAAATACGTAGGTAAATCTACTCCTGGAGCAGCAGTGGCTGTAATTAAAAACGGAAAAATAGTACTTTCAAAAGGATACGGGTATGCAGATATTGCAACAAAAAAGCCAGTTACTAAGGATACTGTATTTGAGTATGGCTCAGTGAGCAAGCTATTTGTTTGGACCTCTGTGATGCAGCTAGTAGAGCAAGGAAAGATAGACTTAGATGAAGATATAAAGACCTATTTGCCAGATGATTTTTACAAGGAGCTAAAGCTTAGATATCCTATTACGCTTAGAAATATAATGAATCATTCAAGTGGATTTGGAGAGTACCCATATGATTTAATCGCCTTAGAAGATTCTAATGATGACATGAGCTTAAAAGACGCACTTCTTCTAGCTCATCCCAAACAATATTTTGAGCCAGGAACTGCAAGTGTATATTCAAACTATGCAACTGCTCTGGCAGCTTACATAGTTGAAACAGTATCTGGGGAAGAGTATTACAAATATCAAAAAAATCATATATTTGACCCTCTTAGTATGAGTGCTATAGCAGGGGAAAGAAGCTGGAAAGACAATCCAGATATTCTTATAAATAAGGCTAAAGGCTATTCAAAAACAGATGAAGATACTTTCAAGGATTCTGGATGGTCATATGTAGGAATGTACCCTGCAGGCTCAGTAATAGGAACGGCAGAAGAATTAGCTTTATTTGCATCTGAGCTCATGCCATTGAATCAAAATAAAACAAAGCTATTTAAAAGCAATGCTACTATAAATGATATGCTGTCACCTAGCTACGAGCCTGGCTTTTCAGGTACAGCTCATGGCTTCTTTGAGTTTGATTATCCTGAAAAAAAGGCTTTTGGTCATGGAGGAAATACAGCTTCATTTTCAGCGCAGGTTGCGTTTACTCCAGAAGACTCCTTTGGCTTTGCAGTCCTCACAAATGTAAGTGGAGAATCTAATATTACACTTGAGCTTCAAAGCATGCTACTAGGAAGCAGTAAAGTAGAGCCTATTGAGGATATAAATTATATTGATGCTCATAAATTAGAAGGAAATTACGTGAGTATGCGCCGCCCAGAAGGCACCCCATCAGAATTTATTTCTTACTTAGCACTGGGAAAAGTTGAAGCAGTAGACAACAATAAAATAAATTTTAATATTAGAGATATGTCAGGAACTTATATTCAGACTTCACCAGGGAAATTCTCTTTAACTGAAAACTCACATGCTTTTTTCAAAGTGATAATGCCTGAGATGACATTTAGACTAGATGACGAAGGAAATCCTAAGCAGATTTTGGTAGGAAAAGGCTTTGATATGTCAATACTGCCTTCAAATAGAACTATTCCAATGTTAATTGGAAGCTTAGCAAGCTTTGTAATCTATCTTTTATTTTTAGTTGTTGGCATTATTTCCATAATAAGGTTAAGGATTAAAAGCAAACGCACTAATGCAGATGAACCTAAACCTGTTTATAAACCTAGAGCAATTCTTACAGCTATTGGGAGTATATTATTTGCAAACAACATAGTTTTGATAGCTACTATAATTACAAATCCATTTATTAAATACAGCTCAATCAAGCCAATTATTATTTTAAACTATGTAATAACATTGCTTGCTATAGGATTTATAGTATTGGGAATTTCAAAATGGAAAAGCATTGTAAGTAAATCTGAAAAAATCTGGTTTTCCTCAACAGCAGTAATAGTAATGTCGCTTATCAGCCTCCTTATAAATTGGAAATTCTATGCTTTATTTTAA
- the ypfJ gene encoding KPN_02809 family neutral zinc metallopeptidase codes for MKWKGRAKSSNVEDRRGRGVGGAAIGGLGGFGIIIMIIYALLGGNPGDIMQSIDSGQTQNVPYEATQEEEELAEFVSVVLADTEVVWNDIFADLGKEYKEPKLVLFTGSVQSACGVAGASTGPFYCPGDKNVYIDLSFYNELKTQFKAPGDFAMAYVIAHEVGHHIQNELGIIAQMDEIRGKVSKEEYNKYNVRLELQADYLAGVWANHVQGQNLLEEGDLEEALTAASAVGDDRIQMQSQGYVVPDSFTHGTSEQRKRWFYKGYEAGDLSQWDTFGANEL; via the coding sequence ATGAAATGGAAGGGAAGAGCTAAAAGCTCTAATGTTGAGGATAGAAGAGGAAGAGGCGTAGGAGGAGCTGCTATTGGCGGCTTGGGAGGCTTTGGCATCATCATAATGATTATCTATGCATTACTAGGAGGAAATCCTGGAGACATAATGCAAAGCATAGATTCTGGTCAAACTCAAAATGTGCCTTATGAAGCTACTCAGGAAGAGGAAGAGCTTGCTGAATTTGTGTCAGTTGTTTTAGCCGACACTGAGGTGGTATGGAATGATATCTTTGCTGATTTGGGCAAAGAATACAAGGAACCAAAGCTCGTTCTTTTTACTGGTAGCGTACAGTCAGCCTGCGGAGTAGCAGGAGCATCAACAGGGCCGTTTTACTGTCCAGGAGACAAAAATGTTTATATTGACCTTAGCTTTTACAACGAACTAAAGACCCAGTTCAAAGCTCCAGGGGACTTTGCTATGGCCTATGTAATAGCTCATGAGGTGGGTCATCATATTCAAAATGAGCTTGGAATAATAGCTCAGATGGATGAAATTAGAGGAAAAGTGAGTAAGGAAGAGTACAACAAATACAATGTAAGGCTAGAACTGCAAGCAGATTATTTAGCAGGAGTTTGGGCTAACCATGTTCAGGGACAAAATCTTTTAGAAGAAGGAGATTTAGAAGAAGCATTGACTGCAGCAAGCGCTGTAGGAGACGATAGAATACAGATGCAATCTCAAGGCTACGTAGTTCCAGATAGCTTTACTCACGGAACATCAGAGCAAAGAAAACGATGGTTTTATAAAGGCTATGAAGCAGGAGATTTAAGCCAGTGGGATACCTTTGGTGCAAATGAACTATAA
- a CDS encoding type 1 glutamine amidotransferase domain-containing protein → MKKVMILIENLFDEQELIYPYHRLREDFEVVLVGSKKDEAYKSKAGFSLKSDLASEEVNLEEYEALFIPGGFSPDYMRRTEATVNLVKMFIKTGKPVAAICHGPWMLASADAIKDKEVTSFFSIKDDMIHAGGIWVDKEVVVSDNILTSRNPGDLPALMKKFVEMI, encoded by the coding sequence ATGAAAAAAGTAATGATATTAATTGAGAACCTTTTTGATGAGCAAGAGCTAATTTATCCATATCATAGACTAAGAGAAGATTTTGAAGTCGTATTAGTAGGTAGTAAAAAAGATGAAGCATATAAGTCAAAAGCTGGCTTTAGTCTAAAATCAGATTTAGCCTCTGAAGAAGTCAATCTGGAGGAGTATGAGGCTCTTTTTATACCAGGAGGATTTTCGCCGGATTATATGAGAAGAACAGAGGCAACAGTAAATCTAGTAAAAATGTTCATAAAAACTGGCAAGCCTGTAGCTGCGATATGCCATGGACCATGGATGCTAGCGTCTGCAGATGCTATAAAAGATAAAGAAGTAACTAGCTTTTTCTCCATAAAGGACGATATGATTCATGCTGGTGGAATATGGGTTGATAAGGAAGTAGTTGTATCAGATAATATTTTGACCTCTAGAAATCCAGGGGATTTGCCAGCACTTATGAAAAAATTTGTTGAAATGATTTGA
- a CDS encoding GNAT family N-acetyltransferase, with translation MIYRNATIDDIEAVARLQQKYHVSTIDEKDKKDGFVTTLFTHDQFKEIIEKENGLAIACDSLGIVGYAMAASWEFWSKWPLFQFMIEDLPSTTYLGEVLSKENSYQYGPICIDKAYRGTEVLANLFEFSRQQMEKRYPIMITFINHINPRSYEAHTRKLGLDVIKNFDFNNNHYYELGYDMKKKTLGSTI, from the coding sequence ATGATTTACAGAAATGCTACTATTGATGATATCGAAGCAGTTGCAAGGCTCCAGCAGAAATACCACGTATCCACTATTGATGAAAAGGATAAGAAGGATGGGTTTGTCACTACCTTATTTACACATGATCAGTTTAAGGAAATAATAGAAAAAGAAAATGGACTTGCCATCGCTTGCGACTCATTAGGCATTGTAGGATATGCGATGGCGGCGTCGTGGGAGTTTTGGTCAAAGTGGCCTTTGTTCCAATTTATGATAGAGGATTTGCCTAGTACGACTTATTTGGGAGAAGTTCTTAGCAAAGAAAATTCTTATCAATACGGACCTATATGCATAGACAAAGCCTATAGAGGAACCGAGGTGCTTGCTAATTTATTCGAGTTTTCTAGGCAGCAGATGGAAAAAAGATATCCTATTATGATTACCTTTATAAATCATATCAATCCTCGCTCTTACGAAGCTCATACAAGAAAGCTTGGATTAGATGTGATAAAAAATTTTGATTTTAATAACAATCATTACTATGAACTAGGCTATGATATGAAGAAAAAAACATTAGGCTCTACTATATAA
- a CDS encoding NCS2 family permease, whose translation MDIANQAPKGFLERTFKLSEHNTDVKTEVLAGITTFMTMAYILVVNPMILADAGMDKGAVFVATALAAAIATFVMGFLANYPFALAPGMGLNAFFAYTVVLGMGYTWQFALMAVFIEGIIFIILTFFNVREKIIDAIPLGLKNAVSAGIGLFIAFIGLANVGIVQAGGAILSVGNLREPLIVLSLFGLLVTAGLLSRNIKGAFLIGMLVTTVIGMVTGLVALPSGLASAPPSLKPIFGAFLQADKAQIFGPEMAIIVFTFLFVDLFDTVGCLVGLAAKTDMLDENGKLPKAKQALFADAIGTTVGAVLGTSTVTTFVESASGMSEGGRTGLTAVVTGMLFLASLLFSPIFIAIPSQATAPVLILVGVMMASSMLKIDFHDMTEAIPAFLTIVMMPLAYSIAEGILFGVVSFAIIKLIAGKGKSVTPALYVLALLFIAKVILAG comes from the coding sequence ATGGATATTGCAAATCAGGCACCAAAAGGCTTCTTAGAAAGAACCTTTAAGCTGTCAGAGCACAACACAGATGTAAAAACAGAAGTACTAGCAGGTATCACAACATTTATGACTATGGCGTACATATTGGTAGTAAACCCTATGATTCTTGCTGATGCAGGAATGGATAAAGGGGCAGTATTCGTAGCTACAGCACTTGCAGCAGCTATTGCGACCTTTGTTATGGGATTCTTGGCAAACTACCCTTTTGCACTAGCTCCAGGAATGGGACTAAATGCATTCTTTGCTTATACTGTTGTACTTGGTATGGGTTATACTTGGCAATTTGCACTTATGGCAGTATTTATTGAAGGTATTATCTTTATTATCTTAACATTCTTTAACGTCAGAGAAAAAATTATAGATGCCATACCGCTAGGACTTAAAAACGCAGTTAGTGCTGGTATCGGATTATTCATCGCATTTATAGGACTTGCAAATGTAGGAATAGTACAGGCCGGTGGAGCTATTCTTTCAGTAGGAAATCTTCGTGAGCCGCTTATAGTACTTAGTTTATTCGGACTTTTAGTAACAGCTGGACTTCTTTCTAGAAATATTAAAGGAGCTTTCCTAATAGGAATGCTAGTTACTACAGTAATAGGTATGGTTACAGGACTTGTTGCTCTTCCTTCAGGACTTGCATCTGCTCCTCCATCACTTAAGCCTATATTCGGAGCTTTCCTTCAAGCTGACAAAGCTCAGATATTTGGACCAGAAATGGCTATCATCGTATTTACTTTCTTATTCGTAGATTTATTTGATACAGTAGGATGCCTAGTAGGTCTTGCAGCAAAAACTGACATGCTAGACGAAAATGGCAAGCTTCCTAAAGCTAAGCAAGCTCTATTTGCAGATGCAATAGGAACTACAGTAGGAGCTGTACTTGGAACTTCAACTGTAACTACATTTGTAGAGAGTGCTTCAGGAATGTCTGAAGGCGGAAGAACAGGACTTACGGCTGTCGTTACCGGAATGCTTTTCTTAGCTTCATTATTATTTTCACCTATCTTCATAGCGATTCCATCTCAAGCTACTGCACCAGTACTTATTCTGGTTGGGGTAATGATGGCATCATCTATGCTGAAAATAGATTTCCACGATATGACAGAGGCTATTCCGGCTTTCTTAACTATCGTAATGATGCCTCTTGCATACTCAATAGCTGAAGGTATCTTGTTTGGAGTAGTATCATTTGCTATCATCAAGCTGATTGCTGGCAAAGGAAAATCTGTAACACCTGCCCTTTATGTACTGGCACTATTGTTCATAGCAAAAGTAATACTAGCAGGCTAA
- the purE gene encoding 5-(carboxyamino)imidazole ribonucleotide mutase: MKVSVVMGSVSDFDSLKEMLDFFKEMDIEVSLRALSAHRTPGELIEYLTEMENEVEVFIAAAGKAAHLPGVVASKTLKPVIGIPVKASTLDGLDALLSIVQMPKGVPVATVAIDGSLNAGILAAQIIALKDEKTAAKLKEYKNKMRLEVLSKEQDLLKSKGY, translated from the coding sequence ATGAAAGTATCTGTTGTTATGGGATCTGTATCTGATTTTGATTCACTAAAGGAAATGCTGGATTTTTTCAAAGAAATGGACATCGAGGTGAGTCTTAGAGCGCTATCTGCTCACAGAACACCAGGAGAGCTTATAGAATATCTTACAGAAATGGAAAATGAAGTTGAAGTATTCATAGCAGCAGCAGGAAAAGCAGCTCACCTTCCGGGAGTAGTAGCATCAAAAACCTTAAAGCCAGTTATAGGTATTCCAGTAAAAGCTTCAACCCTTGATGGACTAGATGCACTACTTTCAATAGTTCAGATGCCAAAGGGTGTACCAGTAGCGACAGTTGCAATAGACGGTTCACTTAACGCAGGAATTCTTGCGGCTCAGATTATAGCGCTTAAGGATGAAAAAACAGCTGCAAAATTAAAAGAATACAAAAACAAAATGAGACTAGAGGTACTTTCTAAAGAACAAGATCTATTAAAAAGCAAAGGATACTAA
- the purC gene encoding phosphoribosylaminoimidazolesuccinocarboxamide synthase, protein MKMLYEGKAKQVFLTENPNEYIVHYKDDATAFNGEKKDQLAGKGQLNNAISSHIFTMLNEKGIKTHFIKQIDERDMLVKKVTILPLEVIIRNISAGSMAKRLDLKEGIAFETPIFEFCYKRDDLGDPLINDDHAIALGIVTREEVEFIKQETFKINEILKDFFMKANLKLVDFKIEYGKTEDGEIILADEISPDTCRLWDKDTDKKLDKDRFRRDLGSVIEGYQEVLERIK, encoded by the coding sequence ATGAAAATGTTATATGAAGGAAAAGCTAAACAGGTATTTTTAACAGAAAATCCAAATGAGTATATAGTTCACTATAAAGACGATGCAACAGCATTTAACGGAGAGAAAAAAGACCAGCTTGCAGGAAAAGGACAGCTTAACAATGCGATATCTAGTCACATTTTCACTATGCTTAATGAAAAAGGCATCAAAACTCACTTCATAAAGCAAATCGACGAAAGAGATATGCTAGTAAAAAAAGTAACTATTCTTCCACTAGAGGTTATAATTAGAAATATAAGCGCAGGATCTATGGCGAAAAGATTAGACCTAAAAGAAGGTATTGCATTTGAAACTCCAATCTTTGAATTCTGCTACAAGAGAGATGACCTAGGTGATCCACTAATTAACGATGATCATGCTATTGCACTAGGAATAGTTACTAGAGAAGAAGTAGAGTTTATAAAGCAAGAGACATTTAAAATAAATGAAATTCTTAAAGATTTTTTTATGAAAGCAAATCTAAAGCTTGTTGATTTCAAAATCGAATATGGAAAAACAGAAGACGGTGAGATTATCCTTGCAGATGAGATTTCTCCTGATACTTGCAGATTATGGGATAAGGATACAGATAAAAAGCTTGATAAGGATAGATTTAGAAGAGATTTAGGTTCTGTTATTGAAGGTTACCAAGAAGTATTAGAAAGGATTAAATAA